A stretch of DNA from Spirosoma endbachense:
GACTGTGGGGTAATCCTACTCCATACTGATAAGCAAGCGGTCCTACCACGCCGAAAGCCTGTTGAAATATTGCCTGGGTCTGAGCACTTCGGGCCGATGTTGCAATACCCGTTGCGGCCTGACCAGCCTGCAACAACCCGTTTGCAACGAGGCCCTCGCTCATCCGCTCGTTACCATGCTCGGCAATGGCGTGCGATACTTCATGACCAAGTACAGTGGCTAATCCAGCTTCGTTCTGCGTATAGGGCAAAATACCGGAATACACAACGATCTTTCCGCCGGGCATACACCAGGCATTGACCTGATTGCTTTGCACCAGATGGTATTCCCATTTGAACCCCTCCAGCCGTTTGGCGTAGCCATTTTCGTTCATGTACTTTTCTACAGCTCCCCGAATCCGATCACCGACCCGGCTTACCATTGCTGCATCGCCACTACTGCTAACCACCTTACTTGTATCCAGAAACTGTTTATATTGTGTAAAGCTCATGGTAAGCATGTCATTGTTTGGCACCAATATGAGTTGCTTTCGTCCGGTTAAAGGCACTTTCTCGCAAGCCGTAAAAGCGAAAGCTAGTGCGAACATCATTATTATGACTTTTTTCATCTTTTTGCGTTTTTGTTCTGAATGGTCTTCTGACGTTATATGACCCGGAACGGATCAGATTTGTTCAAATATTTACCGATGGGTGCGGTCTACCCCTGTTTAGTCCTTAGATTTGTAGCTTTCAGAATAGTTTAATAAAACCCGGATAGGCACTTTTGTGTCATATCCACACAAACTCGGGCTGATATCCGTGTTCTACTATGAAAATTATTGCCGTTGGCCGCAACTACGCCGAACATATTAAAGAATTAAACAACGAACAGCCCGACGATCCGGTCATCTTTTTGAAACCTGAAACGGCTATTCCCCTCAAAAATGAACCGTTCTTTTATCCCAGCTTCTCGCAGGACGTTCATTACGAGGTTGAGATTCTGGTAAAAATCAATCGGGTTGGCAAAAATATCGAAGAGAAGTTCGCGCACAAGTATTACGACGAAATCGGTATTGGTATTGACTTCACAGCCCGAGACGTACAGAGCCGATTAAAGGCAAAAGGACTACCCTGGGAATTAGCCAAAGGATTCAATGGCTCTGCTCCTATTTCTCCGTTCGTTCCGAAGACCAATTTCCCGGATTTACAAAATCTGAACTTCAGACTGGACATAAACGGAGAAACCCGGCAGTTGGGCAACACGAGCCTGATGCTCTTCAAGATCGATTACCTGATCTCGTTCGTATCGCAGTATTTTTTACTGCAGCAAGGTGATGTTATTTTCACAGGAACGCCCAAAGGCGTTGGCCCGGTACAGATTGGTGATCGACTAACGGCCTACATCGAAGATCGGAAAATGCTGGAGGTTGATGTAAAATAAGCGACTTTTTGCCATCAGCAACACCCGAACCGGCGTCTTTCACAACGACGGCAATCCGGTTTCGGTGGAGCGAAAGAAAGGCAAAAGTCTTCGATATTTTTGATTTGAAACGAGTACAAACTTATAGTTTTCTGGCAGCGCTGATTACGGCTGGAATGGCCTTTGGTCAGACCGGTCCGGACTCATCAAAGACGCCACAGCAGGCGACTGCCCCTGCCAATCGCCTGGGTGAGCCACCCGTTGCACCGGCAGGTTATTTTATGTTTCCGATTATGCCGGGAGCCGCTAATTCGCTGTCGGGTGGTTTAGGCGATTTGCGGGCGAATCACTTCCATGCCGGGCTGGATATTCGAACGGGTGGTCGCGAAGGGTTAGACGTTCATGCTGCCGCCGATGGCTACATAGCGCGCATTGCCGTCTTTACAGGCGGCTATGGCAATGTGGTGTTCATCAAACATCCGAATGGCCTGACAACGGTTTATGGCCATCTCAAAGCCCTCAAGGATACCCTTGGCACTTACCTCCGCGAACAGCAGTACGAAAAGAAAACGTTCGAGATCGATTTGCGGCCCGAACCGGGACAATTTCCGGTCAAGCAAGGAGATATTATTGCGGCATCAGGTAATACTGGTGGGTCTGGCGGGCCTCATCTACACTTCGAAGTACGTGACGCCAGGGATAATCTCATCAATCCACTGCTCTACGGTTTCCCGGAACTTAAGGACGATGTACCTCCTTATTTCGAGCGGATCGCGTTGAAAACAATGACTGCCACTTCGCGCATTAACGGCGAATACCAGCGCATTAGCTTTGCGCCCGTTCGTCGTGCTGATGGCACTTACACGCTTTCGCAGCCCATCACAGCATCGGGGTTGCTTGGGCTAGAAGTACTGGGGTACGACAAATCCAATGGGTCGCCTTATCGGAACGGAATCAGTTGCCTCGAAATCCGGCTCGATGGGCGTGAGGTATTTGCCTACAACATGAACAGCTTCCCGAATGAATACACGCGGTTCATGAATATCCACGAGAACTACGAAGTGGAACAAATGAGTGGCCAGCGATACCATCGGGGCTACATTGCTGATGGCAACATTCTGAATTTGTATAAGTTACAAAGCAATGCAGCTTATCGGGGCCGCTTGCCCTTATTGGACGGACAACCCCATGAGGTAACGTTAACGCTTTATGATGCTTTCGATCATGCAGCCCAATTAACATTCACGATTCTACCGGAATTACCAACAACAAACCCACCCCGAACAGACTCGTTGACAGTTTCGCCCGCTACCTATACACCTGATCAGGCAAATGGTGAGTCTGCTGCAACCATTACAACCGACGAGAATGTACTGAAAATAACAGTCAGGAACATAGCCGCAGGCAATCCGCCGTTAGCCAAATTACACAGTGGGCGTACGGTAACTGAGCAGCCAGTTAGTTATGTGCGCAACAACCAAGCAGTTTATCTTATAGATTTGCGCCAGTCATTGCCAGACTCCATACAATTTGGCCGGGGCGTAGTGCGAACAAATTTCAAAAAACGCATTATACCCGGACGCAAAGAAGTTATCGTCGATGGCAATACCCGGCTGGAATTTGGGGCTAAAACGCTATTTGACACATTGCATCTGGCGATGCGACCAATGCCAGGAGGTGGTCTGGAAATCAACCAGCCGACTATTCCGCTCAACGATTATCTGACTATTCAATATACCCCGAATTATCCGATTGCAGTCGACACGATGCGTACGAAAGCTTATTGGACGAGTGGAGGTCGCGAAAGTTTTCTGGGCGGAACGTGGAATAAAGGCCGGATCGAATTCAAAACTCGTTCGCTGGGTCGGTTTCAGCTGATGACCGATTCCAATCCGCCAGCGGTCGAAATTTTGTCAGCCACGCCAACTGGAATCACAGCCCGGATTCGGGATGATCTGTCAGGTATTGCTGATTTCCGGGCATTGATTAATGGTGAATGGGTGTTGATGCAGTACGACTATAAACGGGCATTGTTGTGGTCGGACAGGCTTAATCCGGACGAACCGTTTGAGGCCGGTGATGAAGTGCTTATACAAGTAAAGGATCGCTCTGGCAACATCGGTTCAGACAGTACAACCATTGAAGTGCCCCGACCCAAACGAAAAGCCACGCCCAAACGACGACGACGGCGATAAAACGATTTTCGATAGATGGATTTTGGTCTACTGAACAGAAGTATCAGCAAGTAACAAATCCCGAATAGCCTATACCATAAACCATAAATCTGAATGAGCCTGAACATTGGTGATCCGGCCCCCGACTTTACAAGCACTGATCAAACTGGTCAGCCCATTAAACTGTCAGATTATCGGGGCAAAAAAGTCGTTATTTATTTTTACCCCAAAGACGATACGCCTGGCTGTACTGCGCAGGCGTGTAGCCTCCGGGACAATTATGATCGCCTGAAAGCGGCTGGCTACGAAGTTTTAGGCATCAGTGTAGATGACGTCAACTCGCACCAGAAATTTGCCAGCAAATACGATCTGCCATTTACGCTCGTGGCCGATACCGACCAGCACATTGTTGAAGCGTATGACGTATGGAAGGAAAAATCCATGTATGGCCGCACCTATATGGGTACTGTCCGGACTACGTTTCTGATTGACGAAAATGGTATTATTACCGATATTATTGGCAAAGTGGATACGAAAAACCACGCCGAACAAATTTTAAAATAACCTGGTGCAGATGCCCACGTCTGTACTTTTGCCATAAATCCTGATGCGGACGTGGGCGTCCGCGCCATTACTACATGGAACTCGAACAACTCGAACACATCGCAACCGCCGTTCGGCGCGACATCGTCCGCATGGTTGCGGCCGTTAACTCTGGTCACCCCGGTGGATCACTGGGCTGTACTGACTTTTTGGTTGCGCTCTATTTTGACATCATGAAGTTGAAAAAGGAGGCCGACGGTACACCTATTTTCGACATGGATGGCCGCGATGAAGACCTATTCTTCCTCTCAAATGGACATATTTCGCCGGTTTTTTACTCGGTATTAGCGCGCGCCGGTTATTTTTCTCTGGATGAACTGTCAACGTTCCGAAAGCTGAACAGTCGCTTACAGGGGCACCCCACCACTGCCGAGCACCTGCCAGGTATTCGCATTGCTTCGGGTTCATTAGGGCAGGGTTTGTCGGTAGCATCTGGCGCGGCTTATTCTAAAAAGCTCAACGGCGATACAAATCATGTATATGTGCTGATGGGCGACGGTGAGCAGCAGGAAGGCCAGGTCTGGGAAGCGGCCCAGTTTGCTCCCAATAAGAAATTAGGTAATCTGACTGCCGTCATCGACTTCAACCACGCTCAGATTGACGGTAAAACTGATTACGTTAACAACAACCGCGACCTTGGTGCTAAATACAGAGCATTTGGCTGGCATGTTGACGAAATGCAGGGTAACGACATGGCTGATGTTATCAAGACTCTGAAAAAAGCCCAGGAAGACCCAGATGTGCCAACGCTGATTCTGATGCATACAGAAATGGGCTTCGGTGTAGATTATATGGTTGGCAGCTACAAGTGGCACGGTGTGGCGCCAAATG
This window harbors:
- a CDS encoding M48 family metallopeptidase, with translation MKKVIIMMFALAFAFTACEKVPLTGRKQLILVPNNDMLTMSFTQYKQFLDTSKVVSSSGDAAMVSRVGDRIRGAVEKYMNENGYAKRLEGFKWEYHLVQSNQVNAWCMPGGKIVVYSGILPYTQNEAGLATVLGHEVSHAIAEHGNERMSEGLVANGLLQAGQAATGIATSARSAQTQAIFQQAFGVVGPLAYQYGVGLPHSRKQESEADHLGLIFMAMAGYDPAEAITFWQRMAKASGGKAPAEFMSDHPSDQRRIADLQKLLPDAQKYYNGSRRNS
- a CDS encoding fumarylacetoacetate hydrolase family protein, which produces MKIIAVGRNYAEHIKELNNEQPDDPVIFLKPETAIPLKNEPFFYPSFSQDVHYEVEILVKINRVGKNIEEKFAHKYYDEIGIGIDFTARDVQSRLKAKGLPWELAKGFNGSAPISPFVPKTNFPDLQNLNFRLDINGETRQLGNTSLMLFKIDYLISFVSQYFLLQQGDVIFTGTPKGVGPVQIGDRLTAYIEDRKMLEVDVK
- a CDS encoding M23 family metallopeptidase, with amino-acid sequence MFPIMPGAANSLSGGLGDLRANHFHAGLDIRTGGREGLDVHAAADGYIARIAVFTGGYGNVVFIKHPNGLTTVYGHLKALKDTLGTYLREQQYEKKTFEIDLRPEPGQFPVKQGDIIAASGNTGGSGGPHLHFEVRDARDNLINPLLYGFPELKDDVPPYFERIALKTMTATSRINGEYQRISFAPVRRADGTYTLSQPITASGLLGLEVLGYDKSNGSPYRNGISCLEIRLDGREVFAYNMNSFPNEYTRFMNIHENYEVEQMSGQRYHRGYIADGNILNLYKLQSNAAYRGRLPLLDGQPHEVTLTLYDAFDHAAQLTFTILPELPTTNPPRTDSLTVSPATYTPDQANGESAATITTDENVLKITVRNIAAGNPPLAKLHSGRTVTEQPVSYVRNNQAVYLIDLRQSLPDSIQFGRGVVRTNFKKRIIPGRKEVIVDGNTRLEFGAKTLFDTLHLAMRPMPGGGLEINQPTIPLNDYLTIQYTPNYPIAVDTMRTKAYWTSGGRESFLGGTWNKGRIEFKTRSLGRFQLMTDSNPPAVEILSATPTGITARIRDDLSGIADFRALINGEWVLMQYDYKRALLWSDRLNPDEPFEAGDEVLIQVKDRSGNIGSDSTTIEVPRPKRKATPKRRRRR
- the bcp gene encoding thioredoxin-dependent thiol peroxidase — its product is MSLNIGDPAPDFTSTDQTGQPIKLSDYRGKKVVIYFYPKDDTPGCTAQACSLRDNYDRLKAAGYEVLGISVDDVNSHQKFASKYDLPFTLVADTDQHIVEAYDVWKEKSMYGRTYMGTVRTTFLIDENGIITDIIGKVDTKNHAEQILK
- a CDS encoding transketolase, encoding MELEQLEHIATAVRRDIVRMVAAVNSGHPGGSLGCTDFLVALYFDIMKLKKEADGTPIFDMDGRDEDLFFLSNGHISPVFYSVLARAGYFSLDELSTFRKLNSRLQGHPTTAEHLPGIRIASGSLGQGLSVASGAAYSKKLNGDTNHVYVLMGDGEQQEGQVWEAAQFAPNKKLGNLTAVIDFNHAQIDGKTDYVNNNRDLGAKYRAFGWHVDEMQGNDMADVIKTLKKAQEDPDVPTLILMHTEMGFGVDYMVGSYKWHGVAPNAEQLTQALNQLPLSVGYSDY